The DNA segment GCCTACTTATTATATATACTCAGGCGCGGATGGTTTCTACCTGTCCGAAAAGGTTTGAACAAAAGAAGCAGAGACCTATATGTTAACATAGAAAATTAGATAGACGACCCAAAAAACACATACAAAATTTGATAAAAGACCGAAGTAATAGAAGAAAATAAGCAATGAAAGGAATCGGGAAGTGAAAAGTAAACTAATTAGGGTTTAAGCATGCTACCATGAAATCACGTCGCTACTTCCTTGTGTTGTGAATATTGTTTTCTCTCTCGGCGGTGCAATCTATACATCAAGCTACCATACGTCGTTCTCGACACAACTTTCTCTCCGCAACATAGTCTCCTCGCAAAACTTACAAAACTAAACATGAAAATTAGTCAGCGTGTGACTATATACTTATACGAATCTACAATGAAGGAATAATACAAacctgaagtttttttttggctctGAGATTGTATTCAAGATTTTGTCATGGTTCTACTCATTGTAGAATGTGCCTTCTACTGataagaaaatatgttttttcgaaaattaaggaagtttctgttaagaaaatattataattccctAAAACGTGTCTTGATCGATTTCTTtgccaaaatattaaaaaaaaacgattttttcttttcttcttaatcaatctatgatttctctgtctTGTGATTTTCACAAACTCTTGTTCTATGATGCATATTTATACAACATGTGGTGTTTGGGAATTTAGTGTAACCACGTGATGAGTTTTTTCGGATGATGACAAAGTGGATAGGCTACTGTTAttggaatcaagttctatcttagaagattttaaaaaatggttATGGAGGattttgatatggaagaagaatAGGGTTAGTAGGAATATTTGGTTCCGTACTTCAGTACCTTTTGTtcccttttttaatttttttttacatttcttctgtctttctaaaacattttagttttatttttttcattaaacttttaaaatagttttattgtatgtttaatttgattaatgaAAGGTTAATTTTTgcattatgaaaaatattatactatagaTACAACTTAGTGATGGTATTATAATAAGAAGGACATCCATTCTAAATTTTTGTTCTGATTTCGTAATTTTTCCTATAATCTATTAGACCAATGTGCTTCCACAAAAGAAGATATGTTTTTTATGCATACTAGAAAAAGTACGTAGTTCAGTACTATACTAATTCTTGGTtcagttgctcaaaaaaaaaaaaaactaattcttGGTTCATAAATGAACTGTGTACATCTGCATAAATCTAAAAGAAGTTACATGAATCTTCTAGTATTGGAATATTTTTCAGCAACTGAATCTGTTGAACAACTTAATAGTTATTTTTCTTAcatgtatataattaagaaaactTGTCTAATCAACGAAAGAAAGAACGATGATTATAATTGGAAGAATATTTGTACTAGTGTTAAAAATAACAATCCAAAAATTGTTTTGAGAAATGAAGCACCATCAAAAGACCAAAAGGGCAAAACGTTCCCAACAAATCCGAAGGAAAGGATAGTTATAAAACTCTCAATGTATTTGATCGATCGCAAGAACACTTCTAGCCGCCAGAAACAATCGCATGAATAGCTTCGCTGACAGATTGATCATCTGCTCTAACAGCCAGTTTCATTGCAATTTCCTTTCTGTTGTCCATTCCAAACTGTGCCTTCACCAAGACTTTCACGTTCCCTATGTACAAACCTGACAGTAAACTTGTGTGTGACCTTGCATTGCTTGCAACTGTCTCTGTCCCCTGAGGACACAAATAAAACAATGCATTAAGAAGGACAAATCGAGAATTGTATTAAGATTGGGGAGAAGCGCGCCTAACCTCACAAGACTGCATGCCAAGAACATCAGTTACAGCTTTGACTGCTTCGCCTAAGCTCTCTCTGGGGCCAAGCCCATACTCATCTACAAGCTCGTTCTCTGGGTCCATGTTTTCCCATGCATTCCTGAAATTTGAAACACCGACATTCACCATGTAGTCAGCAGGGACAACCTCAAGGTCCTCGAgttggtactcatcttccacacCATCTTCCTCTGCTTCACCTGTGTTTGGGTCAACCTGTTCATACATTGATCATGTGATTATTTATTCTAGTCAACTAAAAGTGGGTGAAACTGAAAGCTTATGAGGCATGTACGTACCTCCTTGACAACGAAAGTCAATGTGTTTGAGAACTTTCCAACAGCGGGGACTCCTTCTGGCTTCTCAAACGCCACAAAGGCCTGACCGGGAGAATCGTAAGGGAGCGAGTTTAGTGGCTTCGAAGATAGTTCACTGAACTCCTCTGCTTCTGAAGCATCTACAATGACATTGACCTGCAAAACAAGGGAGGAGGAAAGGAATTGTAAAAGGGAAAGGCTTTCAGCTAATATATTATCATGCTCATTACCCTCTCCAACAATTGCTCTGGTACTGTGTTTGTACAGTTATACTGAAAGACAACGTGACTCTCGAAGATATGCTTTACAACATTGACCGAGTATTCTGTTTCTGCTTCAGTTAGCTCCACAGGTGAAGAAGACTGAAAATACCACATGTTTAACCAATAAGGATGAGTGAATAAGTGTAAACTCAAACGAGAAGCGTGTGCGGAAAATTTGTATACAAACCTTGAAAAGTTTGCCAAAGGTAGCAAACTCTGGAATAGATGATAGAAGTCTTTCATATGCATCAAACCCAGAAACAGGTGCAGGTGGTGGAGCACCAAGACCAGTGGGATTTTTGCCCTTGGCTTTCTTCTCTGCGAGTGGCTGCGATTTGACTTCCTTAGGCACAGATTCAACATCAAAAGCTTCTTCAGAGGGCTCCTGCAACATCAAAGATATAATATGGTAACTGACTTCCTAAAGAGTATGTATAGAGTAGAAAGCTAGGATATGTGAAGCTCACATAGTTTTTCAGACTTGTCTCCATGTTGACTAAAGGGGCCTCCAGGGAACCAAACAGAAACTCTCTGCTATCGTTGTCGGTTTCAACAAGGCCATCATCGTTGCCAAGTATACTCAAAAAGAGTGTTGCTCTATCACGAACCTGGAGATAAAGACATtgaaattcaaattaaaaacaacagtTTGTGCAGACCGAAACCCATGCATGCAATCTGTATATAACGAACGAGACATGATGATATATTGATATCCACAGGACCACAGATTTACTACTGCAACCAATGACTAGAAGGCAACTTTTCAATAGGACTAGGCACCAACCTCGTCATCACTGTCATAGATGCAGCGCTTCAACAAGACAGTAATCCGGGGCTGCAAGACAATTATTGATGTAATATCTTTGTCATCAACCGAGGACGATAAATAATAACCTTAATGACGCTTAATAAGATAACTATACCTTCAAAGCTTcaaccataaacccaaacttCGCAAGTGTGCAAACAGCAGCTGCTCGAACAGTTGCATTCTCCAAATGCACACGGTTGTATATATACCGGATATACTTGCTAGGATCTGACGTGTTCGGTCCTTCAATTCCCAGGAAATGAAGGATCTACGCGGaaaagatatatttaaataacaatGAAAACATTAACAGCTGCAATCCCAGGTAAAAGATGGCGAAAAGCAAATTACCTGAGTTGAAAGGTAAGTGAATTCACAATCTTCGATAAACTCGCAAAGATGGAGCAATCCATTTTCCTTTGCATCTGGAATATCTCTGATAATGGTTACAATAGAATCAACAATTGCCCTTTTATACTCGAATCCACCTTCTTCCCTAAGAATGTTGCTCAAGAAGTTCATCCTACAAATAAAAAGAGAGGCAAAGTTACCAAATGCCAGTGATACACATCTTGACACCTCGACAGAATGGTAACTTCTATAGACCAAAACTACCAATAATGAAACCTAAATGTTCGCTTACAATGATCTATACTTCAGCGGAAATTTCACACACAAAGATCTTATGGCTTCCACTACCACAATTTTGAACTCATCTGCGATATCTGACATGAAATTAGTTATCTGCTTCATCAACCGTTCCACACTAGATTCATTCCCTGTTTTCAGAAGTGTGGTGATTGCAAGTGTAGCAATGCTTCTATTCTGATCAGAAATTAAACTCTCCATATCAATGTTGCAGTTGGTGACTGCCATGGGATGAGTCATTGCAACCTGCACAGTTCAGACCTCGATTCAGTATACAGTGTATATAGGGAAGATCTTTCAATGTATATCCTTGTACAGCATCTCATTATCCTCTATTAAAGACAATGATTAAGCTACTCAGGAAAACTCAGGAACAGGCTTTCAATTTGTCTGTcaggaaataaagaaaatagttttgtaGTGAGAGGTGTCCAAGAAAACAAAGAACGAATTGTACACCTTGTTTAGTGTCCGGACCGCAGCAAATCTCAGCACTGGTTTAGGGGAACTCAAAAAGAGCTGGAGGACAGTAATTGCTGGAGTCAATTCCCGGCTTGACACACCATCAAGCTCTGTGATAGCCCTGGCAGCCTCAAGGATCACCATTTCTGCCTTATGGCGAAGGCAACTCTCCAGAAAATCATAAAAAGGACGTTCCCCAGACTGGCTATGGTTGCCCATGTCCCGGATTATCTGAATAGAAAAATTAAAGTTGTCATGCCAAGACTTTCATACATCATATTATCATGAAAAATAGAGGCCAAACCTGACTGGTGTAACGTATCAAGAGACACTGGGCCAAAGGAGAACGGACAGCGCCCTTGGTCAAAGAACCAACCAACTTGCTGACAGCCAGGCGGTCATTTTGGCGTATCTGGATAAGATAGATAATCAATACTCGTAAACGTTCATTAGACCACACCTCCTATGATCTACAAGACCCTACAGCAGACTGACATGATATGTAGCCACTAGGAGCTAATACAGAGTGAACAATATAGGTAAAAGATAAAGCAGCTCAGGATTTCAGCTTTGCATATGTGGCATGGTCTCATGAAAGATTAGCAAAAAAATGAAGCATACGTATCCACACAAACATATGAAAGGTATGCAGCAACGACCATACTATATAGAAGTATATAACTATAAAGCTTATTTATGTTTCTAAATAATACATTTAGTAATATGCTACCAGGACTACATAAAGATGTTACTTGTCAGTGAATGACTAAATCCTCAGGAAACAATTCACTTTCTGCTAACACAAGATACAATAATGTACCTGATGAAGCAAAGCCAAGGCATGAAACTGAACAAGGGCAGCTCTTGACTGCACAGCTTCTTGAACCTCGTTGCTCCATCGTTTAACAATTTCTGGGTTTGACTGGAAACAAAGAATGGAAGTGTATCAGTCTAAATCTCACACTAGGAAACAGGCCTCATATGGTGCACAAAGGATACCTTTAGCATGTGAAGTCCACTGACTAAAGCTGCACTTGAAACAACAGGGTTCTTATCGACgatagcttgtttcaagtagcGCTCAATTTGTGTAAGAAGGGTTCCGTCAATAATTCGGCAGAGGACACGAATAGCATTTGCACGGTACATATCAATCTTGCTGTTCATATCCTTCATCAGGGAGCTTGTGACAATAATAACCTATAGAGAAAGAAAACACCTGATTAGAAATTCTAGCTGCAAGTGAAGTGCAAGATTTCCACTGGACCACGAacctcgtccgagcctggagaTAGTTCCTTAATGATCAAGTAGACCATTCTCCTCAAACCAGTGTCTTTAGATTGGAAAAGCTTTGTGACGGAGAAGAAAACTTCTGTTGCTTCAACCTGCACATGAAGCAAAATGTGAGAAAAAACAAGGAATAAACGTCGCTACAAACGGTATCACGGTTTCAgatgaacacaaaaaaaaaaaaaaaaaaaaagtgacctTGGTGAATGACTCCCCTTGGTTAAGCAGATAAAGAAGTTTCGTGATGACCTGGGAGCACCTTCTGGGATCAAGCTGAGGGTCATTGAAGACTCTAGCTTCTTGAAGCACTGCTCCTTTCTCAATTCCCATGAATGGGGAAAACTCCACTGATCCACATACATTAGCAATAAGCAACCATAAATCACAAAAACGAATCACATTCTTCACAGTGATTCGAATCCAAGGTTGGGTAGATCTACGCATCGATTACAAATACAGATCTAAAAACCAGAAAAATGGTTGAAccgaagagaaagaagagaaggaagacgTACGCTCATCGT comes from the Brassica napus cultivar Da-Ae chromosome A7, Da-Ae, whole genome shotgun sequence genome and includes:
- the LOC106433681 gene encoding coatomer subunit gamma-like, whose amino-acid sequence is MAQPLVKKDDDLDDELEFSPFMGIEKGAVLQEARVFNDPQLDPRRCSQVITKLLYLLNQGESFTKVEATEVFFSVTKLFQSKDTGLRRMVYLIIKELSPGSDEVIIVTSSLMKDMNSKIDMYRANAIRVLCRIIDGTLLTQIERYLKQAIVDKNPVVSSAALVSGLHMLKSNPEIVKRWSNEVQEAVQSRAALVQFHALALLHQIRQNDRLAVSKLVGSLTKGAVRSPLAQCLLIRYTSQIIRDMGNHSQSGERPFYDFLESCLRHKAEMVILEAARAITELDGVSSRELTPAITVLQLFLSSPKPVLRFAAVRTLNKVAMTHPMAVTNCNIDMESLISDQNRSIATLAITTLLKTGNESSVERLMKQITNFMSDIADEFKIVVVEAIRSLCVKFPLKYRSLMNFLSNILREEGGFEYKRAIVDSIVTIIRDIPDAKENGLLHLCEFIEDCEFTYLSTQILHFLGIEGPNTSDPSKYIRYIYNRVHLENATVRAAAVCTLAKFGFMVEALKPRITVLLKRCIYDSDDEVRDRATLFLSILGNDDGLVETDNDSREFLFGSLEAPLVNMETSLKNYEPSEEAFDVESVPKEVKSQPLAEKKAKGKNPTGLGAPPPAPVSGFDAYERLLSSIPEFATFGKLFKSSSPVELTEAETEYSVNVVKHIFESHVVFQYNCTNTVPEQLLERVNVIVDASEAEEFSELSSKPLNSLPYDSPGQAFVAFEKPEGVPAVGKFSNTLTFVVKEVDPNTGEAEEDGVEDEYQLEDLEVVPADYMVNVGVSNFRNAWENMDPENELVDEYGLGPRESLGEAVKAVTDVLGMQSCEGTETVASNARSHTSLLSGLYIGNVKVLVKAQFGMDNRKEIAMKLAVRADDQSVSEAIHAIVSGG